One genomic window of Aethina tumida isolate Nest 87 chromosome 3, icAetTumi1.1, whole genome shotgun sequence includes the following:
- the LOC109604546 gene encoding uncharacterized protein LOC109604546, which produces MERIYLCPTDKKYACSWEGQAEDIFEHFAQEHDDLLLQEDNVLKLDINEGSENRLMFYKNEIYLIQTKFVEGDFRILLRFLGLTKIANTITYNVVLRAEDTKDEITDLCHKDGAIVVNTKALPGDKVECTFNITGPEESDDEPTPEKIDVVDEHEEHDSVGDQLDFKFEKKPFTRTQSLNIDQRRCGVVKRNPSLNISNTSPTPVCSNCSLKLLPPVYLCEELHDVCSDCSRTRTCCSLCDKGITQVRNKEMEEKCRELMYRCKYSYKGCIESHPYQDIIKHETNCAFCDYTCTIEDCNFSGSLGKIKEHFRTLHGSIKMHEVLIVKFPKNSTMFLAHEKGVFYCESFDNQQAGLTWRVRFCGPNGRKYHMKLLFDKAKEGKYMIKKENQVYELTLTWDEAKKMKVKNKSPTLDILLF; this is translated from the coding sequence ATGGAACGTATTTATCTGTGCCCCACCGACAAGAAGTATGCCTGCTCCTGGGAGGGACAAGCTGAAGACATCTTCGAACACTTTGCCCAAGAACATGATGATTTACTCCTCCAGGAGGACAACGTACTCAAACTAGACATCAACGAAGGCTCAGAAAACAGACTAATGTTCTACAAGAACGAAATCTACTTAATACAAACCAAATTCGTTGAAGGCGACTTCAGAATTTTGTTAAGGTTTTTGGGGTTGACCAAAATAGCCAACACCATCACCTACAACGTGGTACTGAGAGCTGAGGACACCAAGGATGAGATTACCGACCTGTGCCACAAAGATGGAGCCATCGTGGTGAACACCAAAGCCCTCCCCGGCGACAAGGTCGAGTGCACCTTCAACATAACCGGCCCGGAGGAGTCCGACGACGAACCGACACCAGAGAAAATCGACGTGGTGGACGAACACGAAGAGCACGACTCCGTGGGTGACCAACTGGACTTCAAGTTCGAGAAGAAGCCCTTCACCAGGACCCAGAGCCTGAACATAGACCAACGCAGGTGCGGAGTGGTGAAAAGGAACCCCAGTTTGAATATATCCAACACCTCACCCACGCCGGTGTGCTCCAACTGTTCCCTGAAGCTGTTGCCTCCGGTGTACCTGTGCGAGGAGCTGCACGACGTGTGCTCGGACTGCTCGAGGACTCGGACGTGCTGCAGCCTGTGCGACAAGGGGATCACGCAGGTGCGCAACAAGGAGATGGAGGAGAAGTGCAGGGAGCTGATGTACAGGTGCAAGTACTCGTACAAGGGGTGCATTGAAAGCCATCCCTATCAGGACATCATCAAGCACGAAACTAATTGTGCTTTTTGTGACTACACGTGCACCATCGAGGATTGTAACTTCAGCGGGTCGCTGGGTAAGATCAAGGAGCACTTCAGGACGTTGCATGGGAGTATTAAGATGCACGAGGTGCTGATAGTTAAGTTCCCCAAGAATTCGACGATGTTCCTGGCCCACGAGAAGGGGGTGTTCTATTGTGAGTCCTTCGACAATCAACAGGCGGGGTTGACTTGGAGGGTGAGGTTTTGCGGACCCAACGGCAGGAAGTATCACATGAAGTTGCTGTTCGACAAAGCTAAAGAGGGTAAATACATGATCAAGAAGGAGAATCAGGTTTACGAGCTGACTCTGACGTGGGATGAGGCGAAGAAGATGAAGGTGAAAAACAAGTCACCTACTTTGGATATACtgctgttttaa